The following proteins come from a genomic window of Pyxidicoccus sp. MSG2:
- a CDS encoding aminotransferase class V-fold PLP-dependent enzyme has translation MSTFMEFYDRVLGPKLFEPYGELLVREIRKDLRPEAPVANILEVACGTGRITTYLYEELARPLNLQLVATDLSKAAIDVCKTVVSDEVKQNVAFHADVDMADLPFGNDSFDIIVCGFGLMFPPDKARVAREFKRVLRPGGKIYGTVFQYNELFDLARQQTQRLFGAPSAILDGALSLSDHSPITNAFTQEGLCRGVAEVASSCPMSFFLDDEDTREFLFNSCVLLEEFNQCDTPTREGYLDTILEELRSRVPSRNYEVKSWLLRGSVDQVSKETVGVSALPDFEELRSFRAMAPELVENRGELLNPRAEARVVRSYQTMKAAFLAEHPEYPDGEVEALRRDEFSRLDDSQEAYLDHVGGTLAPESLIEHDYQVLKRTILGNPHTGSKATEAAHEKARSEIYRFFRCSPEEYEIIFTPNASGAIRIVAESFPFEDGSELLLTKDNHTSVHGIREFAKSKGVSVKYVPLTNEMLIMESSLLRSLEKLDSSRPHLLAFPAQSNATGAKHDLKWIQLAQERGAMVLCDAAAFVPLSGFDCSAYHPDFISVSFYKIFGYPTGAGCLIAKRSSLRKLTPPSFAGGAVCYFSGPWSPTERMLHHDNGRRFEVGTPNYASFHAIAYGFEFISRIGIDRIGERAVALARWLETQLQQLRHDVKAKGPLCRVYGPSPEDKGATIMLNVFDCYNALFPHALIKKAAESFGITFRNGCFCNLGAVQHATYTTAGSEHCELDKKKKILDCKTFDDEVLSKGTCGAVRVSFGLGSNFRDAYRFYLFAKSLLNTESSRLEDFLSASPPN, from the coding sequence GTGAGCACGTTCATGGAGTTCTATGACCGTGTCTTGGGGCCGAAGCTCTTCGAACCCTACGGTGAACTCCTCGTCCGTGAGATCCGCAAGGACCTCCGGCCGGAGGCCCCCGTCGCGAACATCCTCGAGGTCGCGTGCGGGACGGGTCGGATCACGACCTATCTCTATGAAGAGCTGGCCAGGCCGTTGAACTTGCAGCTCGTCGCGACGGACCTCTCCAAGGCCGCGATCGACGTGTGCAAGACCGTGGTCAGCGACGAGGTGAAGCAGAACGTCGCGTTCCATGCCGACGTCGACATGGCGGACCTGCCGTTCGGCAATGACAGCTTCGACATCATCGTCTGTGGTTTCGGCCTGATGTTCCCACCGGACAAGGCCCGGGTCGCGCGGGAGTTCAAGCGGGTGCTCCGGCCGGGAGGGAAGATCTACGGCACCGTCTTCCAGTACAACGAGCTGTTCGACCTCGCTCGGCAACAGACCCAGCGGCTCTTTGGTGCTCCCTCGGCCATCCTGGACGGGGCGCTCAGCTTGAGCGACCACTCGCCGATCACGAACGCGTTCACCCAGGAGGGACTCTGTCGTGGCGTCGCCGAGGTCGCGAGCTCGTGTCCCATGTCCTTCTTCCTGGACGACGAGGACACGCGGGAGTTCCTGTTCAATTCCTGTGTCCTGCTGGAGGAGTTCAATCAGTGCGACACGCCCACCCGGGAGGGATATCTCGATACAATCCTCGAGGAGCTTCGCTCCCGTGTCCCATCTCGCAACTACGAGGTGAAGAGCTGGTTGCTGCGCGGGTCGGTCGATCAGGTCAGTAAAGAGACCGTCGGGGTGAGCGCGCTGCCTGACTTCGAGGAGCTGCGCTCGTTCCGTGCGATGGCGCCGGAGCTCGTCGAGAATCGAGGCGAGCTGCTGAACCCGCGTGCCGAAGCGCGCGTCGTTCGAAGCTATCAAACGATGAAGGCGGCCTTCCTGGCCGAGCATCCGGAGTATCCCGATGGCGAGGTCGAAGCCCTGCGGCGGGATGAGTTCTCACGCCTGGATGATTCACAGGAGGCCTACCTGGACCATGTGGGCGGTACGCTCGCTCCAGAGAGCCTCATCGAGCACGACTACCAGGTCCTGAAGCGCACCATTCTCGGCAATCCGCACACCGGCTCGAAGGCCACCGAAGCGGCCCATGAGAAGGCCCGGTCGGAGATCTACCGGTTCTTCCGCTGCTCGCCGGAGGAGTACGAGATCATCTTCACGCCGAACGCCAGCGGCGCCATCCGGATCGTCGCGGAGTCGTTCCCTTTCGAGGACGGCTCGGAGCTCCTGCTCACCAAGGACAACCACACCTCGGTTCATGGCATCAGGGAGTTCGCGAAGTCCAAGGGCGTCTCCGTGAAGTACGTGCCCCTGACGAACGAGATGTTGATCATGGAGAGCTCGCTGCTGCGGTCGCTCGAGAAGCTCGACAGCAGCCGTCCCCACCTCCTCGCCTTTCCCGCTCAGTCCAACGCCACGGGCGCGAAGCATGACCTGAAGTGGATTCAGCTCGCTCAAGAGCGCGGCGCGATGGTCCTGTGTGACGCGGCGGCGTTCGTTCCGTTGTCGGGGTTCGACTGCAGCGCGTACCACCCGGACTTCATCTCCGTGTCCTTCTACAAGATATTCGGCTATCCGACCGGGGCCGGGTGCCTCATCGCGAAGAGGTCGTCTCTTCGCAAGCTGACGCCTCCGTCCTTCGCCGGTGGAGCGGTGTGCTACTTCTCCGGACCGTGGTCTCCCACGGAGCGGATGTTGCACCACGACAACGGGAGGCGGTTCGAGGTCGGCACGCCCAACTACGCGTCCTTCCACGCCATCGCCTATGGCTTCGAGTTCATCTCTCGGATTGGAATCGACCGCATCGGCGAGCGGGCGGTCGCGCTGGCGCGTTGGCTCGAGACGCAGCTGCAGCAACTGCGGCACGACGTCAAGGCCAAGGGCCCCCTCTGCCGGGTCTATGGTCCCTCGCCGGAAGACAAGGGCGCGACGATCATGTTGAACGTGTTCGACTGTTACAACGCGCTCTTCCCGCACGCCCTGATCAAGAAAGCCGCGGAGTCGTTTGGCATCACCTTCCGCAACGGCTGCTTCTGCAACCTGGGCGCGGTCCAGCACGCCACCTACACGACCGCTGGCTCCGAGCACTGCGAGCTCGACAAGAAGAAGAAGATCCTCGACTGCAAGACCTTCGATGACGAGGTCCTCAGCAAGGGAACCTGCGGAGCCGTTCGCGTCTCCTTCGGACTCGGTTCGAACTTCCGGGACGCGTATCGCTTCTATCTGTTCGCGAAGTCCCTGCTGAACACCGAGTCCTCGCGGCTGGAGGACTTCCTGTCGGCCTCGCCGCCGAACTGA
- a CDS encoding peptide-N4-asparagine amidase codes for MTRLTAVFAAAGLALGAMSPAYAADPPPEFGSDWDDPRTAVRPVEKPATPSCTVKIVDEPFDDFTPYTSTFTPPADCPGPWNKVVLRMEGKVQGVQYDRLGHLEVGGVAIFKTSTPEPSRDGIQWAVEKDVTDYAPLLSKPQPVWMLIGNVVNETYTGVLDVQVYLTFYQAQGRNKPADTASDVLPLSNPHREGSALLGEVTVPRNTERLVAEVYATGSGGGCEEFWYITAPTVVPYSCPADDGPYREVQIEVDGRVAGIAMPFPHVYTGGWSNPFLWYTLPAPRAFDVRPIRYDLTPFTGLLTDGQPHQIKVSVLGVPEGRPGWDLPTSVLVWRSSSSARVTGGLVTHEVDPVANASGHSVVDGWNQVDTRGSHHLRISGYVNTSKGRVVTSVEQSVSNSSMHRWVGDQENPDELTASWSDSSTVIAYSPGSLPTVSRSEKRFVLDGLVGINAENRLSTKITVSDTEDASTTRGSSAQAKRKFTDVYTGEAAYNLGVPRAQRNAVGTSTHRYQLTENGACYDHRISTKNGFVTEDAQGCD; via the coding sequence GTGACACGTCTCACCGCTGTTTTCGCCGCGGCGGGCCTCGCGCTCGGCGCGATGTCCCCTGCGTACGCCGCCGACCCGCCCCCTGAGTTCGGCTCCGACTGGGACGACCCGCGCACCGCCGTCCGCCCGGTGGAAAAGCCCGCCACGCCGTCGTGCACGGTGAAGATCGTCGACGAGCCGTTCGACGACTTCACGCCATACACCAGCACCTTCACCCCGCCCGCGGACTGCCCCGGGCCGTGGAACAAGGTGGTGCTGCGCATGGAGGGCAAGGTGCAGGGCGTGCAGTACGACCGGCTCGGGCACCTGGAGGTGGGTGGGGTCGCCATCTTCAAGACGTCCACGCCGGAGCCTTCCCGCGATGGCATCCAGTGGGCGGTGGAGAAGGACGTCACGGACTACGCGCCGCTGCTCTCGAAGCCCCAGCCCGTGTGGATGCTGATTGGCAACGTGGTCAACGAGACCTACACCGGCGTGCTGGACGTGCAGGTCTACCTGACCTTCTACCAGGCGCAGGGCCGCAACAAGCCGGCGGACACGGCCAGCGACGTGCTGCCGCTGTCCAACCCGCACCGCGAGGGCAGTGCGCTCCTCGGTGAGGTGACGGTGCCGCGGAACACCGAGCGGCTCGTGGCCGAGGTGTATGCGACGGGCTCGGGCGGAGGCTGCGAGGAGTTCTGGTACATCACCGCGCCGACGGTGGTGCCGTACTCGTGCCCGGCGGATGACGGCCCGTACCGCGAGGTGCAGATTGAAGTGGACGGCAGGGTGGCCGGCATTGCCATGCCCTTCCCGCATGTCTACACGGGCGGCTGGTCCAACCCGTTCCTCTGGTACACGCTGCCGGCGCCGCGCGCCTTCGACGTCCGCCCCATCCGCTATGACCTCACGCCCTTCACCGGTCTGCTGACCGACGGCCAGCCGCACCAGATCAAGGTGTCGGTGCTGGGCGTTCCCGAGGGCCGGCCCGGGTGGGATCTGCCGACGAGCGTGCTCGTCTGGCGCTCCTCGAGCAGCGCGCGCGTCACCGGTGGGCTGGTGACGCACGAAGTCGACCCGGTGGCCAATGCGTCGGGGCACTCGGTGGTGGATGGCTGGAACCAGGTGGACACGCGGGGCAGCCATCACCTGCGGATCTCCGGCTACGTGAATACCTCGAAGGGGAGGGTGGTGACCTCCGTGGAGCAGTCCGTCTCCAACTCGAGCATGCACCGCTGGGTGGGGGACCAGGAGAACCCCGATGAGCTCACGGCGTCCTGGAGCGACTCCAGCACCGTCATCGCCTACAGCCCTGGAAGCCTTCCGACGGTGAGCCGCTCCGAGAAGCGCTTCGTGCTCGATGGGCTCGTCGGCATCAACGCCGAGAACCGGCTGAGCACGAAAATCACCGTCAGCGACACGGAGGACGCGAGCACCACGCGAGGGTCCTCCGCGCAGGCAAAGCGGAAGTTCACCGACGTCTACACCGGCGAGGCCGCCTACAACCTGGGCGTGCCGCGCGCGCAGCGGAACGCGGTGGGAACGTCCACGCATCGCTACCAGCTGACCGAGAACGGTGCCTGCTACGACCACCGTATCTCCACGAAGAACGGCTTCGTCACCGAGGACGCCCAGGGCTGCGACTGA
- a CDS encoding metallophosphoesterase, with protein sequence MSTPFPSVAYLTDVEGLWKKLTSFCQDNPLVSLEDGDRLVVRPGVTFVFGGDAIDRGPDGRRVVRTLLEARRRQPSQVVLLAGNRDINKLRLVRELRGHPLARTPPEVRSAPRPVLLRWIFENTMGARGAFEFRKAELVRSGDTISDEDVVDSYLEDLGPGGALREYLSACQLTHRVGNTLFLHGGLHEDSLGMVPSRERVDGVDAWGEALNAWYRDQLAAFAEERLDADGRPAWEPVIAYQAPTPGKRLNTASVVYGRMANELNHPGLPSPALIEALTREGIHRLVVGHTPSGDCPSLLRDDSFELLLADNSYGRVEGASRVLLGDDRVLVEGDVKLDDGRLERLRFEQPLGDTSSPIGRQLLDTGQLVKGPLQSGEWLLFRALPEFRVEQLAVDPSTLAGRALGPARAAP encoded by the coding sequence ATGTCGACGCCCTTCCCCTCCGTCGCCTACCTCACCGACGTGGAGGGACTCTGGAAGAAGCTGACCAGCTTCTGTCAGGACAACCCGCTCGTGTCCCTGGAGGACGGGGACCGCCTGGTGGTGCGCCCGGGCGTGACGTTCGTCTTCGGCGGAGACGCCATCGACCGGGGCCCCGACGGGCGCCGCGTGGTGCGCACGCTCCTGGAGGCCCGGCGCCGGCAGCCCTCCCAGGTGGTGCTGCTCGCGGGCAACCGAGACATCAACAAGCTCCGGCTGGTGCGTGAGCTGCGCGGCCACCCGCTCGCGCGGACGCCTCCCGAGGTGCGGAGCGCTCCCCGCCCCGTGCTCCTCCGTTGGATTTTCGAGAACACCATGGGCGCGCGCGGCGCCTTCGAGTTCCGCAAGGCGGAGCTGGTCCGCTCCGGCGACACCATCAGCGACGAGGACGTCGTCGACAGCTACCTCGAGGACCTCGGGCCCGGAGGCGCGCTGCGCGAGTACCTTTCCGCCTGCCAGCTCACCCACCGCGTCGGCAATACCCTTTTCCTCCACGGCGGGCTGCACGAGGACAGCCTCGGCATGGTGCCCTCCCGGGAGCGCGTGGATGGCGTGGACGCCTGGGGCGAGGCCCTCAACGCGTGGTACCGCGACCAGCTCGCGGCCTTCGCGGAGGAGCGCCTCGACGCGGACGGCAGGCCCGCCTGGGAGCCGGTCATCGCCTATCAGGCCCCCACGCCGGGAAAGCGCCTCAACACCGCCAGCGTCGTGTACGGGCGCATGGCCAACGAGCTCAACCACCCCGGCCTGCCCTCCCCCGCGCTCATCGAGGCTCTCACCCGCGAGGGCATCCACCGGCTCGTGGTGGGGCACACGCCCAGCGGCGACTGCCCCTCGCTGCTGCGTGACGACTCCTTCGAGCTCCTCCTCGCGGACAACTCCTATGGCCGGGTGGAGGGGGCCTCGCGCGTCCTCCTCGGTGACGACCGCGTCCTCGTGGAGGGCGACGTGAAGCTGGACGACGGACGGCTGGAGCGGCTCCGCTTCGAGCAGCCGCTCGGCGACACCTCGAGCCCCATCGGCCGGCAGCTCCTCGACACCGGGCAGTTGGTGAAGGGGCCGCTCCAGAGTGGCGAGTGGCTGCTGTTCCGCGCGCTCCCGGAGTTCCGCGTCGAGCAGCTCGCGGTGGACCCGAGCACCCTCGCGGGACGGGCCCTGGGCCCCGCGCGCGCCGCGCCCTGA
- a CDS encoding protein adenylyltransferase SelO: protein MPQFLSRFVESTPGDPLSDRRPRQVPSALWSRVEPTPVSAPRMIAWSPEVARWLGLDEATLQSPEAAKVLAGNALWPGMVPYAANYGGHQFGRWAGQLGDGRAIVLGELLTPDGTRQELQLKGAGPTPYSRRADGRAVLRSSIREFLCSEAMYHLGVPTTRALSLVATGDSVIRDMFYDGNPEAEPGAIVCRVAPTFLRFGNFELPTSREDLGLLKQLTDYTVTHFFPELGAPSKETYAAFYREVARRTARLIAHWQAVGFVHGVMNTDNMSILGLTIDYGPYGWVDDFNPGWTPNTTDAEQRRYRFGNQPAIGLWNVQRLGAALFPLFEDDESIVEAGLLEYQRTFEEEAGKRFAAKLGLTSLKDEADVALVNECFAWLAAEETDMTRFFRALSHVVTMPAAPTGLPPVVRETFYGEVPEAHAAKGIEWLAAWWHRTRREEVPPAELARRLDAVNPKYVLRNWLAQEAIDAAHAGDDSKVLTLLDVMRRPFEDQPGREHYAEKRPDWARSKPGCSALSCSS from the coding sequence ATGCCCCAGTTCCTCTCCCGTTTCGTCGAATCCACCCCCGGGGACCCGCTCAGCGACCGCCGCCCGAGGCAGGTGCCCAGCGCGCTGTGGTCCAGGGTCGAGCCGACGCCCGTGTCCGCGCCCCGGATGATTGCCTGGTCGCCCGAGGTGGCACGATGGCTGGGGCTGGACGAGGCCACGCTCCAGTCCCCGGAGGCGGCGAAGGTGCTGGCCGGCAACGCGCTCTGGCCCGGCATGGTGCCGTACGCCGCCAACTACGGCGGGCATCAGTTTGGCCGCTGGGCCGGGCAGCTCGGTGACGGCCGCGCCATCGTCCTCGGGGAGCTGCTGACGCCGGACGGCACGCGCCAGGAATTGCAGCTCAAGGGCGCGGGCCCCACGCCCTACTCCCGCCGCGCCGATGGCCGCGCGGTGCTCCGCTCGTCCATCCGCGAGTTCCTCTGCAGCGAGGCGATGTACCACCTCGGCGTGCCCACCACCCGCGCGCTGTCGCTGGTGGCCACCGGCGACTCCGTCATCCGGGACATGTTCTACGACGGCAACCCCGAGGCCGAGCCCGGCGCCATCGTCTGCCGCGTCGCCCCCACCTTCTTGCGCTTCGGCAACTTCGAACTGCCCACGAGCCGCGAGGACCTGGGGCTCTTGAAGCAACTGACCGACTACACGGTGACGCACTTCTTCCCGGAGCTCGGCGCGCCGTCGAAGGAGACGTACGCGGCCTTCTACCGCGAGGTCGCTCGCCGCACGGCGAGGCTCATCGCGCACTGGCAGGCCGTCGGCTTCGTCCACGGCGTGATGAACACCGACAACATGTCCATCCTCGGGCTCACCATCGACTACGGCCCCTATGGCTGGGTGGACGACTTCAACCCCGGCTGGACGCCCAACACCACGGACGCGGAGCAGCGGCGCTACCGGTTCGGCAACCAGCCCGCCATCGGCCTGTGGAACGTGCAGCGGCTGGGCGCCGCGCTGTTCCCGCTCTTCGAGGACGACGAGTCCATCGTCGAAGCGGGCCTGCTCGAATACCAGCGCACCTTCGAGGAGGAGGCCGGGAAGCGCTTCGCGGCGAAGCTGGGGCTGACCTCCCTGAAGGACGAGGCGGACGTCGCGCTGGTGAATGAGTGCTTCGCATGGCTCGCGGCGGAGGAGACAGACATGACGCGCTTCTTCCGCGCCCTCTCCCACGTGGTGACGATGCCGGCGGCGCCCACGGGCCTGCCTCCCGTGGTGCGCGAGACGTTCTACGGCGAGGTGCCCGAGGCGCACGCGGCGAAGGGCATCGAGTGGCTCGCGGCCTGGTGGCACCGCACGCGGCGCGAGGAGGTCCCCCCCGCGGAGCTGGCACGGCGCCTGGACGCGGTGAATCCGAAGTACGTCCTGCGCAACTGGCTCGCCCAGGAGGCCATCGACGCCGCGCACGCGGGCGACGACTCGAAGGTGCTCACGCTGCTCGACGTGATGCGGCGGCCCTTCGAGGACCAGCCCGGGCGCGAGCACTACGCGGAGAAGCGTCCGGACTGGGCGCGCTCGAAGCCGGGGTGCTCGGCACTCTCGTGTAGCTCGTAG
- a CDS encoding iron-containing alcohol dehydrogenase family protein has protein sequence MSPLSIPELVRIKPGALDRLGVYLARAGHRRIALLVSAGMLGALEQRLGTSLAREGITVLRREEVDAASFERATALFAGLPGGCQALVGFGGGRALDVARYVAFLAGLPYVAVPTSLSNDGFCSPRSSLTQGGHRRSLRAAMPSGVVVDTDVCLQAPAPLWWSGVGDLVAKVTAIADWKRAFHARGTPVNDFAALLSDATVFQFMARPVKDLEGVRLLATALMLNGVAMEVSGSSRPASGSEHLLSHALDTVSARPRLHGLQVGVATYIVSRLQGQGTERVASVLEATGFWQGIRADPFSRREWLDAVRLAPSLKEDFYTVLSSRDCASQVEEILENDTALEGCFGD, from the coding sequence ATGTCCCCCCTCTCCATCCCCGAGCTCGTGCGCATCAAACCCGGCGCGCTGGACCGGCTCGGCGTCTACCTGGCCCGAGCCGGACACCGGCGCATCGCCCTGCTGGTGAGCGCGGGGATGCTCGGTGCGCTGGAGCAGCGCCTGGGCACGAGCCTCGCGCGGGAGGGCATCACCGTCCTCCGGCGTGAGGAGGTGGACGCGGCGAGCTTCGAGCGGGCCACCGCGCTGTTCGCCGGCCTCCCCGGAGGCTGTCAGGCCCTGGTGGGCTTCGGCGGCGGCCGGGCCCTGGACGTCGCCCGGTACGTGGCCTTCCTCGCGGGACTGCCGTACGTCGCGGTGCCGACGTCCCTGTCGAACGACGGGTTCTGCAGTCCCCGGTCGAGCCTCACGCAAGGGGGCCACCGCCGCTCGCTGCGGGCGGCGATGCCTTCCGGCGTCGTCGTGGACACCGACGTCTGCCTTCAGGCGCCAGCGCCACTGTGGTGGTCCGGCGTGGGCGACCTCGTCGCGAAGGTGACGGCCATCGCCGACTGGAAGCGGGCGTTCCATGCCCGGGGCACGCCTGTGAATGACTTCGCGGCCCTGCTCTCGGACGCCACCGTGTTCCAGTTCATGGCGAGGCCCGTGAAGGACCTGGAGGGCGTCCGCCTCCTGGCCACGGCCCTCATGCTCAACGGGGTTGCGATGGAGGTGAGCGGCTCGTCACGTCCGGCGAGCGGCAGCGAGCACCTGCTGTCCCACGCACTCGACACGGTGTCCGCGCGCCCCCGACTCCATGGGTTGCAGGTGGGCGTGGCGACCTATATCGTCAGCCGGCTGCAAGGCCAGGGGACGGAGCGGGTCGCCTCCGTCCTCGAGGCCACCGGTTTCTGGCAGGGCATCCGCGCGGACCCCTTCTCCCGCAGGGAGTGGCTCGACGCGGTGCGCCTCGCTCCGTCGCTCAAAGAAGACTTCTATACCGTGCTCTCGTCACGGGATTGTGCCTCTCAGGTCGAGGAAATCCTGGAAAACGACACGGCATTGGAAGGCTGCTTTGGGGACTGA
- a CDS encoding methyl-accepting chemotaxis protein, with protein MDSPRSFRRLAHLVALGAALFLVFARPSIAQAAEAGAPVPVVEGWRFRWGDSPLGADGVPTWVKDPGAPEAWRPTPALTEVPGRGDHTFLWLRIPVPDGGWAEPALFLGEVSSAVEVYAEGRRIYTSGKMSRSGREVSENLAWHLVPLPREALGKEVLLRIQSSAPKIGASQDAKVGSRHELLATVTREGQAPFVMGVLLLAVGLGAGGAFAVHWRRRMLAGLAVFSSSGGTILLALSGLPTALWAMPVAATRGMLLGIFLLAAGLMAFVSDALLENRLRWFFKLSAVFSVISALCACAAIIDLGLGQRVLVTFMPVALLMLLVSFGVAVREAWRGNPDARLFVSGLCVLVVALIVTVLPVLGVMEKSLGNVSHWGYLALTLSLIAVVVRRSMEVVRALETHTRQLEERQQEVRTLAERMGSGAGELATVVQQLRSSSDQQTEGVSRQAVALQEAEQTVKEIRRSSQMTAEKAGALAEASENAEQVGREGMEALERTLTDLAAIRSEVSEMARRILALDDQTREVSTIVESVKDLADQSNMLAINAAIEAARSGESGKGFGVVAREMRGLADQSIRATHRIREVLDGVSTSMREAARNSEKGDERVRQSLDAVRTSSAQFQQLAVLIADTSSSVRQISAAVSAQDAGTHQMATAIQELSGQMQRTLKTVQETQEATLSVQTLAESMSGMAKQTLRADGAAIPAPQAR; from the coding sequence ATGGATTCGCCCCGCTCGTTTCGCCGGCTCGCGCACCTTGTCGCGTTGGGCGCCGCGCTGTTCCTGGTGTTTGCCCGTCCTTCCATTGCACAGGCCGCCGAGGCAGGTGCCCCCGTTCCCGTGGTCGAAGGGTGGCGCTTCCGCTGGGGCGACTCGCCCTTGGGTGCGGATGGCGTCCCCACCTGGGTGAAGGACCCGGGCGCGCCAGAGGCGTGGCGCCCGACGCCCGCGCTGACGGAAGTCCCGGGCCGTGGCGACCACACGTTCCTGTGGCTGCGCATCCCGGTGCCCGACGGCGGCTGGGCCGAGCCCGCGCTCTTCCTGGGCGAGGTCTCCAGCGCCGTCGAGGTGTACGCGGAAGGACGGCGCATCTACACGAGCGGGAAGATGAGCCGCTCCGGCCGCGAGGTCTCGGAGAACCTCGCCTGGCACCTGGTGCCGCTGCCGCGCGAGGCGCTCGGGAAGGAAGTGCTGCTGCGCATCCAGTCCAGCGCGCCCAAAATCGGTGCGTCCCAGGACGCGAAGGTGGGCTCGCGCCATGAATTGCTCGCCACCGTGACGCGCGAAGGCCAGGCGCCCTTCGTCATGGGCGTGCTCCTGCTCGCCGTGGGCCTCGGAGCGGGCGGGGCCTTCGCCGTGCACTGGCGGCGGCGGATGCTCGCGGGGCTGGCCGTCTTCTCCTCCAGCGGCGGCACGATCCTGCTGGCATTGAGCGGCCTGCCCACGGCGCTCTGGGCGATGCCCGTCGCCGCGACGCGGGGCATGCTCCTGGGCATCTTCCTGCTGGCGGCCGGCCTGATGGCCTTCGTCTCGGACGCGCTGCTGGAGAACCGGCTGCGGTGGTTCTTCAAGCTCTCGGCGGTCTTCTCCGTCATCTCCGCCCTGTGCGCCTGCGCGGCCATCATCGATCTGGGCCTCGGCCAGCGGGTGCTGGTGACGTTCATGCCCGTCGCGCTGCTGATGCTGCTGGTGAGCTTCGGGGTCGCGGTGCGCGAGGCCTGGCGCGGAAACCCCGATGCCCGCCTCTTCGTCTCCGGGTTGTGCGTCCTCGTCGTGGCGCTCATCGTCACCGTGCTGCCGGTGCTCGGGGTGATGGAGAAGTCGCTCGGCAACGTCTCGCACTGGGGCTACCTCGCGCTGACGCTGTCGCTCATCGCGGTGGTGGTGCGCCGCTCCATGGAGGTGGTCCGCGCGCTGGAGACGCACACCCGCCAGCTCGAGGAGCGCCAGCAGGAAGTGCGGACGCTGGCCGAGCGCATGGGCAGTGGCGCCGGCGAGCTCGCCACCGTGGTACAGCAGCTGCGCTCGTCGAGCGACCAGCAGACCGAGGGCGTCAGCCGTCAGGCCGTCGCGCTGCAGGAGGCGGAGCAGACCGTGAAGGAGATCCGCCGCAGCTCGCAGATGACGGCGGAGAAGGCCGGCGCCCTGGCGGAGGCGTCCGAGAACGCCGAGCAGGTGGGACGCGAGGGCATGGAGGCCCTGGAGCGCACGCTGACGGACCTCGCGGCCATCCGCTCCGAGGTGTCCGAGATGGCGCGGCGCATCCTCGCGTTGGATGACCAGACGCGCGAGGTCTCCACCATCGTGGAGTCCGTGAAGGACCTGGCGGACCAGTCGAACATGCTGGCCATCAACGCGGCCATCGAAGCGGCGCGCAGCGGTGAGAGCGGCAAGGGCTTCGGCGTGGTGGCGCGCGAGATGCGCGGCCTCGCGGACCAGTCCATCCGGGCCACGCACCGCATCCGCGAGGTGCTCGACGGCGTGAGCACCAGCATGCGCGAGGCCGCGCGGAACAGCGAGAAGGGCGACGAGCGCGTCCGGCAGAGCCTCGATGCCGTGCGGACTTCGAGCGCCCAGTTCCAGCAGCTGGCCGTGCTCATCGCGGACACCAGCTCCAGCGTGCGGCAGATCTCCGCCGCCGTCAGCGCGCAGGACGCCGGCACGCACCAGATGGCCACGGCCATCCAGGAGCTGTCCGGACAGATGCAGCGCACGCTGAAGACGGTGCAGGAGACCCAGGAGGCCACCCTCTCCGTCCAGACGCTGGCGGAGAGCATGTCGGGCATGGCGAAGCAGACGCTCCGGGCCGACGGGGCGGCCATTCCCGCTCCCCAGGCGCGCTGA